A segment of the Sphingobacterium oryzagri genome:
AAAGCGCATTATTCTGGCCGATTTTTGCAAACAAATCCCGGATATCTGCAGATTCAGTTAATAATCCTTGGGCAATATCCATATAAAAGGCCGGCCGACCGCTAAAATCGCGTTTGGTGGCTCCATATGCATTCGCCTGCCTAAAACAAGCTATCGCAGCATCAATATCATTGAGAAATAGAAAATTTTCAGCCGATAAAATAAAGGCGGTCGTATCAAAAATCTTAAAACCAGCCGTTTCCTGATCAAGCCTCCATGCGGCTAAGATCACGCGCGCTTCTTCATAATGACCAACGACAGTCAAAATATCAATTAAATCACAAAGTATCGTATGCGAGCAAGAAGTGTTGTATTTTGGTTCGGGCAGCAGCGCCCACGCTGCTTCGATCTTTGCCAAAGCCAAGTCTTGCTTCCCGCTTTCCAAAAGCGTAAACGCTTCATGCTGCATTTCGAATAGGCGCTCTTCCAACTCTTCGGAAAGACCGACAGCCTGTCTAATCTGATCTTGCATAATTTATCCACTTAATAGCCTAGCACATGAAAACAGCCTGATGCACAGCAACCTACTTATTTAACACAAGCTACAAAAGTTGGTGTTAGGAAGCAAATATTTGCAAAAAAAAGCGTCCAATTTATGATTGAACGCTATTATCAACAGATCGCTTTCCTTATTTTATTAAACCGGATTTGACCGCTAACTTGATCAGTGCTGCTGAATTTTTCACACCAGTTTTATCAATTAAGTTTTGGCGATGCCCTTCGACCGTTCGCTTGCTCAAAAAGAGCTGATCGGCGATCTCCACATTGGTGTAGCCCTCACTGATTAACTGCAACACTTCCAATTCGCGATCAGAAATATCCATCTCCGACATTAAATCTTCCACGTTCGCTGCCGATGCAGGAACATCTTGCAGTTTATCAACCAACATCATGGCCAATTCCTCGCACAGATAACGTCCGCCGATATGAATATGTTGAATAGCAAACAGCAACTCGTCGTAACCTACATTTTTGACAAGATAACCTTTAGCACCTTTGTCAAAAGCCTGAAATACGTGTTGACTACTGTTCATCATGGAGAGCATAATCACCTTGATTTCCGGATAATCGGATTTCAATCGCTCCACAAGTTCGATACCATCCATGCCACTCATACTGATGTCTGACAGCACAATGTCTGGTTTGGAGCCATCTTCCAGCAAAGCCAAAACCTCTTCACCATTGTTAGCCTCGCCTATCACCGTTAGATTGTCCTGAGAGTCGATCAATAGTTTTATTCCGTTTCGGACGACGAGATGGTCTTCCGCAAGAATAATTTTTATCATATATTTATATCGCTTAAATTATGTGTATAGTTTAATTTGAATTCTGCTTCCTGTAGCCGAACTAGCCATATCCATCGTTCCCGTATATAACTTGATCCGGTTTCTAATATTTCGCAAGCCTGTCCCTAAGCCTAAGGATGACTCAATATCACCAGCAAAGCCTTTACCATTATCCGAAACGATGATGGTAACCTCCTTCGCACTTTTTCGTAAAGTAAGCGTTATGCGGGTGGACTGCGCATGTTTAATACTGTTATTAAACAATTCCTGAATAACCCGATAACTGCAATATTGCAATTCTTTACGTGTAGCGCTAATGGCTTCATCGATATGCAACGTAAACTTGATATCGGCACGTGTTATCCGAAAAATCAGATCGTCGATAGCACGGTGAAAACCCATATCGCGCAATACCGCCGGCGCAAGTTCGTTTGAAATATCGCGTACCTTAAATATGGTATCATTCAACATTTTCTTGATTGGCATAATTTGTTCTTCATGCCCATGCCCCATAATAAAACGTTGCAAACTAATGCGAATAGCATAAAGTTCTTGCGCAACACCATCATGCAAACTGGCACTTATCAATTCCCGTTCAGTTTCCTGTGTTTCAATTATCGCGCGATAAAAAGCCTCATTATCCTCTTTTGAAGCATCTAACGGATTGAAATCGTGCTTTAAAAACA
Coding sequences within it:
- a CDS encoding tetratricopeptide repeat protein, encoding MQDQIRQAVGLSEELEERLFEMQHEAFTLLESGKQDLALAKIEAAWALLPEPKYNTSCSHTILCDLIDILTVVGHYEEARVILAAWRLDQETAGFKIFDTTAFILSAENFLFLNDIDAAIACFRQANAYGATKRDFSGRPAFYMDIAQGLLTESADIRDLFAKIGQNNALLNPADSALSSLLHEQVESHIESGNAYFDDALFLQAIDCWKAALQIIPFPQNVYSETQWLEVAIADAYFFLGDFPKALLHLERAKENKQAIAYENPFIMLRLGQCLLEHQRDKEAAEFLQRAYMFEGQDIFADEDPKYFDFLKMQVQLD
- a CDS encoding response regulator, whose protein sequence is MIKIILAEDHLVVRNGIKLLIDSQDNLTVIGEANNGEEVLALLEDGSKPDIVLSDISMSGMDGIELVERLKSDYPEIKVIMLSMMNSSQHVFQAFDKGAKGYLVKNVGYDELLFAIQHIHIGGRYLCEELAMMLVDKLQDVPASAANVEDLMSEMDISDRELEVLQLISEGYTNVEIADQLFLSKRTVEGHRQNLIDKTGVKNSAALIKLAVKSGLIK
- a CDS encoding ATP-binding protein, producing MSFSPQSPDGPTGEQLKDLLIFFQAFHEGPFGYLFVDENMRTIYFNEKLCDLLCVEPARLAASSIFDLLHEEEHDKISSLKERATTHFQEPLRMVKVQGEQQTFRFVTVYLKQISTVYSESDLYVLLFLKHDFNPLDASKEDNEAFYRAIIETQETERELISASLHDGVAQELYAIRISLQRFIMGHGHEEQIMPIKKMLNDTIFKVRDISNELAPAVLRDMGFHRAIDDLIFRITRADIKFTLHIDEAISATRKELQYCSYRVIQELFNNSIKHAQSTRITLTLRKSAKEVTIIVSDNGKGFAGDIESSLGLGTGLRNIRNRIKLYTGTMDMASSATGSRIQIKLYT